The following proteins come from a genomic window of Candidatus Thermoplasmatota archaeon:
- a CDS encoding 30S ribosomal protein S27e, whose protein sequence is MTGKFIKVRCQDCNNEQVLFDRAKIQVRCAVCGTILAMPRGGKAELKAKVIEVL, encoded by the coding sequence ATGACTGGTAAATTCATTAAAGTTAGATGTCAGGACTGTAATAATGAGCAAGTGCTGTTCGATAGAGCTAAAATTCAAGTTAGATGCGCAGTATGCGGTACAATACTTGCCATGCCTAGAGGCGGTAAAGCAGAACTAAAAGCTAAAGTCATCGAGGTTTTATGA
- a CDS encoding tetratricopeptide repeat protein, whose product MAEEEANALVRKAKFFASQGMHKEAIEHYRKALSICPNFAEAYNELGNVYLTQSNLEDAISCYRRAVLHKPFYTEAWNNQAATLLIQGIYDEAVKCYQKVVELEPRNANAWIAQGSLMLNLCRYSEALECFNKALELEPSSPEVIARRKETIKRLEANKAKELKATKKICVLGDSMVGKTSLIRRYVYGMFVDKYLPTIGAKVTKKVISAFGVELTLNIWDITGLEDFKTIHPTYYLGANGALVVCDALRPETLERLSNWVHSLFKVTGRIPILILANKIDLARRFYQEDFIKRLASEFSTKYLLTSAKTGENVERAFLTIAEELVFK is encoded by the coding sequence ATGGCTGAGGAAGAAGCGAACGCTTTGGTCAGGAAGGCGAAATTTTTTGCAAGTCAGGGAATGCATAAAGAGGCTATAGAGCATTATCGTAAAGCGCTAAGTATTTGTCCTAATTTTGCAGAAGCTTATAACGAACTTGGTAACGTATATCTTACTCAAAGCAATCTAGAAGATGCTATTAGTTGCTATAGGAGAGCTGTTTTGCACAAGCCTTTTTACACAGAAGCTTGGAACAATCAAGCTGCTACTTTGCTTATTCAGGGAATTTATGACGAGGCTGTAAAATGCTATCAAAAAGTTGTTGAGCTCGAGCCTCGCAATGCCAATGCATGGATTGCGCAAGGCTCCTTAATGCTTAACTTGTGTAGGTACAGTGAAGCGCTAGAGTGCTTCAATAAAGCTTTAGAGCTTGAGCCAAGCTCTCCAGAAGTTATTGCTAGAAGAAAAGAGACTATAAAGAGGCTGGAAGCGAACAAAGCAAAGGAGCTTAAAGCTACTAAAAAGATATGCGTTCTAGGCGATAGTATGGTAGGTAAAACCTCACTTATTCGCAGATACGTCTACGGAATGTTCGTTGATAAATATCTTCCTACTATCGGTGCTAAAGTAACCAAAAAAGTAATCTCAGCCTTTGGCGTTGAGCTTACCCTCAATATTTGGGATATTACTGGTTTAGAGGATTTCAAAACAATTCATCCCACTTATTATTTAGGGGCTAACGGCGCTCTTGTGGTTTGCGACGCTCTAAGGCCCGAAACTCTAGAGCGTCTATCAAATTGGGTGCACTCACTTTTTAAAGTTACAGGTAGAATACCAATTTTAATTCTGGCGAACAAAATAGACTTAGCGCGTAGATTTTATCAAGAAGATTTTATTAAAAGGTTAGCTTCTGAGTTTAGTACCAAATATTTGCTCACAAGCGCTAAAACAGGCGAAAATGTAGAAAGAGCTTTTCTAACGATTGCTGAAGAGCTTGTTTTCAAGTGA
- a CDS encoding translation initiation factor IF-2 subunit alpha has product MKLSEWPDKGELVIATVKELKDFGVFAELDEYGNKRGFIHVSEIASGWVRHIQDYIRENQKVVCKVLKVDTAKLHIDLSLKQVNEHQRNEKIQEWTQEQKAEKLFAILAEKLNKDLSSCYKEFGLQLIREYGNLYLSFEDAAVRGEKGLEQRGFKGSWVKSFVEIAKENIKLPEVEISGVIEVTSALGIERIKKALLAAEESKNVTIQYIGAPKHRIVVKAEDYKTAEQELKKALERAMEVINPRTDKISFTRNDKR; this is encoded by the coding sequence ATGAAATTATCTGAGTGGCCTGATAAAGGCGAGCTTGTAATAGCTACTGTAAAAGAGCTAAAAGATTTCGGGGTATTTGCAGAGCTCGATGAATACGGCAATAAAAGAGGTTTTATCCATGTATCTGAAATAGCGTCAGGCTGGGTAAGGCATATACAAGATTATATACGTGAGAACCAGAAAGTAGTATGTAAAGTTTTAAAAGTAGATACTGCAAAATTGCATATAGACCTCTCTTTAAAGCAAGTAAACGAGCATCAGAGAAACGAAAAAATCCAGGAATGGACTCAGGAGCAAAAGGCTGAGAAGCTATTTGCAATTCTGGCTGAGAAGCTAAACAAAGATTTGAGCAGTTGCTACAAAGAGTTCGGTCTGCAGCTAATACGAGAATACGGCAATCTCTATCTAAGTTTTGAAGACGCAGCCGTTAGAGGCGAAAAAGGTCTAGAGCAACGTGGTTTCAAAGGCTCTTGGGTAAAGAGCTTTGTAGAAATTGCAAAAGAAAATATTAAGCTGCCCGAAGTTGAAATTTCAGGTGTAATTGAAGTAACCTCGGCTCTTGGCATAGAACGCATAAAAAAGGCTTTATTAGCAGCTGAAGAATCAAAAAACGTTACTATCCAATACATAGGAGCACCCAAGCACAGAATTGTAGTAAAAGCTGAAGATTATAAAACTGCAGAGCAAGAGCTTAAAAAAGCGTTAGAAAGAGCGATGGAAGTTATAAATCCACGCACTGATAAAATATCGTTTACAAGGAATGACAAGAGATGA
- a CDS encoding RNA-protein complex protein Nop10 has translation MKTRLRKCLHCNLYTLKQVCSKCHSQTTVPIPARFSPEDRYGKYRRMLRSGHA, from the coding sequence ATGAAAACGAGACTAAGAAAATGCCTACACTGCAACTTATATACTCTAAAGCAAGTATGTAGTAAATGCCACTCCCAAACAACTGTTCCAATACCGGCAAGATTTTCGCCCGAAGATAGATATGGCAAATATAGAAGAATGTTGAGGTCAGGGCATGCGTGA
- a CDS encoding proteasome assembly chaperone family protein yields MREVIVKYVREKPKLKSPILIEGLPGVGNVGKLAADYIVDETKAKLLAIIYSKHLPPQVFVNDDGTIKQVDNRLYYLEKPELLILCGDYQGLTPEGQYELADTVIKLAKQFNVKRAITLGGYGVGRMVTKPRVIGATTSAELVKEMKNYGVVFPKGEPGSGIIGASGLLLGLGALRNIEGVCLMGETAGYFADPRAARAVLETLTNILGIKLDLSELERKARQIERITTRMKEIEEAEVSKRREELGYIG; encoded by the coding sequence ATGCGTGAAGTTATTGTAAAATACGTCAGAGAGAAGCCCAAGCTAAAAAGCCCAATACTTATTGAGGGCTTGCCAGGCGTTGGCAATGTAGGCAAGCTTGCCGCAGATTATATTGTAGATGAAACCAAAGCAAAGCTTTTGGCAATAATTTATTCCAAGCATTTACCTCCTCAGGTATTTGTAAATGATGATGGAACAATAAAACAGGTAGATAATAGATTGTACTATTTAGAAAAGCCTGAACTACTAATACTTTGCGGTGACTATCAAGGTTTAACTCCTGAAGGGCAGTACGAGCTTGCAGATACAGTTATAAAGCTTGCAAAGCAGTTCAACGTTAAAAGAGCCATAACTCTCGGTGGCTACGGCGTCGGTAGAATGGTTACCAAGCCTAGAGTAATAGGCGCTACAACATCAGCAGAGCTTGTAAAAGAGATGAAAAATTACGGAGTAGTATTTCCCAAAGGCGAGCCTGGAAGCGGCATAATTGGTGCGAGCGGATTGTTGCTTGGCTTAGGCGCACTTCGCAACATTGAGGGAGTGTGCTTAATGGGCGAAACTGCAGGCTACTTTGCAGATCCAAGGGCAGCGAGAGCAGTTCTAGAAACATTAACTAATATTTTAGGCATTAAATTAGACCTTTCTGAGCTAGAGCGCAAAGCAAGGCAAATAGAAAGAATAACAACAAGAATGAAGGAAATAGAAGAAGCTGAGGTCTCAAAGCGCAGAGAAGAGCTTGGATATATTGGGTAA
- a CDS encoding phosphoribosyltransferase, with the protein MKKLNCELITWRKSYELATKLARKIKLSSYIPEIVIAIGRGGFVPARIVSDFLNITELTSIRIEHWLAAKLKKEARLQAPLAVNAGGKKVLVVDDITDTGETLEKALRYISAQNPKEIRTAVLHHKTVSKLEPDYIAHKIKKWRWVIYPWAIYEDLSTFIVEILKEEKERSSSKILKALAENFNIRMNLRTLQLMLEELETDGKIAMKTMRGLEYWCLK; encoded by the coding sequence ATGAAGAAGCTCAACTGCGAGCTTATCACATGGCGAAAAAGCTATGAGCTCGCTACTAAACTAGCTCGTAAAATCAAGCTCTCTAGCTACATACCTGAGATTGTTATTGCTATAGGTAGAGGAGGATTTGTACCTGCACGTATAGTATCTGATTTTCTAAACATAACTGAGCTTACAAGCATAAGAATAGAGCATTGGCTCGCAGCAAAGCTCAAAAAAGAGGCTAGGTTGCAAGCTCCTCTTGCTGTGAATGCAGGCGGCAAAAAAGTGCTTGTTGTAGATGATATCACAGATACCGGCGAGACTCTAGAAAAAGCGCTTCGCTATATAAGTGCTCAGAACCCAAAAGAAATAAGGACTGCGGTGCTGCACCACAAAACAGTATCTAAATTAGAGCCTGACTATATTGCGCATAAAATTAAAAAATGGCGCTGGGTTATATATCCTTGGGCTATTTACGAAGATCTCAGCACATTTATAGTTGAGATTTTAAAAGAGGAAAAAGAACGCAGTAGTAGCAAGATTCTAAAAGCGTTAGCTGAGAATTTTAATATTAGAATGAATTTGAGAACATTGCAACTAATGCTCGAAGAGCTTGAGACTGACGGTAAAATAGCAATGAAAACAATGAGAGGATTGGAATATTGGTGTTTAAAATAA
- a CDS encoding sugar phosphate isomerase/epimerase, giving the protein MKIAVSSPSFSLTDFEVIAEKISKHFKAWEIVAEGKHYLWDIKQKLSSYELEILVHAPLSDINIGSLNKAMMKESLKQIAETIKTASQLALKLVTIHPACYSPLGVLAKAKVKELCKQSLKELGKVGREYGVRIALENMPKQDFTMCHTLGESIELINDNVELCFDVGHANTANAIAEFLTYSKEYADIHLHDNLGIKDEHLPLGKGNIDFKKILNLNYNNFYVIECRNLEEAVESKKYLENLF; this is encoded by the coding sequence ATGAAAATAGCGGTTTCTTCACCTAGTTTTTCACTTACAGATTTTGAAGTTATAGCTGAAAAAATTTCTAAACATTTTAAAGCTTGGGAGATAGTAGCGGAAGGCAAGCATTATTTATGGGATATTAAGCAGAAATTGAGCTCCTACGAATTAGAAATATTAGTGCATGCTCCTCTAAGCGATATTAATATAGGAAGCTTAAACAAGGCAATGATGAAAGAGTCGCTCAAGCAAATAGCTGAGACAATTAAGACAGCGTCTCAACTGGCTTTGAAGCTTGTTACAATACATCCGGCTTGCTACTCGCCGCTTGGCGTGCTTGCTAAAGCTAAAGTAAAAGAGCTCTGCAAGCAATCTTTGAAAGAGCTTGGTAAAGTTGGTAGAGAGTACGGTGTAAGAATAGCGTTAGAGAATATGCCAAAGCAAGATTTTACAATGTGCCATACATTAGGAGAAAGTATTGAGCTTATAAATGATAACGTAGAACTCTGCTTCGATGTCGGACATGCCAACACAGCTAACGCTATAGCTGAGTTTTTAACTTACAGCAAAGAATACGCAGATATCCATTTACATGATAATCTAGGCATCAAAGACGAGCATTTACCGCTTGGAAAAGGCAATATTGATTTCAAAAAAATTCTAAATTTGAATTACAATAATTTCTATGTGATCGAATGCAGAAATTTAGAAGAAGCTGTTGAGAGCAAAAAATATTTGGAGAATTTATTTTAA